In Desulfatirhabdium butyrativorans DSM 18734, one genomic interval encodes:
- a CDS encoding DUF933 domain-containing protein: protein MKLGIIGLPQSGKKTVFEALSGQKTGESTKNEALQAMLRVPDQRVDRLAEMFRPRKTTYAQVEYALPAKSSAKPDAKEPMQLSAARDCDAFIHVVRNFRRYGTEEPTPEADFKQLDSELMLLDQIAIEKRLERIEADRKRGKKGDPDEKESLDACHALLERGEAIRRDPILAAHPSLRGFAFFSAKPLLVLFNNADDDDAMPQADCFSEESCSIIKAKLEQEICGMDPEEAAVFLSEFHLTASATDRVIATSYSLMGLISFFTVGEDEVKAWTITRSTSALDAAGVIHSDIKKGFIRAEVIGYQELMDVGSFAEARKKGLVRLEGKTYEVQDGDIVHFRFNVG from the coding sequence ATGAAACTCGGAATCATCGGATTGCCACAATCCGGTAAAAAGACGGTATTTGAGGCCCTGAGCGGCCAGAAAACAGGCGAATCGACCAAGAACGAGGCGCTGCAGGCCATGCTCCGGGTGCCGGATCAGCGCGTGGATCGCCTCGCCGAAATGTTCCGGCCCAGGAAGACGACCTATGCACAGGTTGAATATGCGTTGCCGGCAAAGTCTTCTGCAAAACCGGATGCCAAGGAGCCGATGCAGCTTTCCGCAGCGCGGGACTGTGATGCCTTCATCCATGTCGTGCGGAATTTCAGGCGCTACGGAACGGAAGAGCCGACACCGGAGGCGGATTTCAAACAACTGGACAGTGAGCTGATGCTGCTGGATCAGATTGCCATCGAAAAACGGCTGGAACGAATCGAGGCGGACCGGAAACGGGGGAAAAAAGGCGATCCGGACGAAAAGGAATCGTTGGATGCCTGCCATGCCTTGCTGGAGAGGGGGGAGGCGATTCGAAGGGATCCGATTCTTGCCGCTCATCCCAGCCTTCGGGGTTTTGCCTTTTTCAGCGCGAAACCCCTTCTGGTGCTTTTCAACAATGCCGATGACGACGATGCCATGCCGCAAGCCGATTGTTTCTCGGAGGAATCCTGTTCCATCATCAAAGCGAAACTCGAGCAGGAAATCTGCGGCATGGATCCCGAAGAGGCGGCCGTATTTCTGAGCGAATTCCACCTCACGGCATCGGCTACGGATCGGGTGATTGCGACATCGTATTCATTGATGGGCCTGATCAGCTTTTTTACGGTCGGAGAGGACGAAGTCAAAGCCTGGACCATTACCCGATCGACATCGGCCCTCGATGCGGCAGGGGTCATTCATTCGGATATCAAAAAAGGGTTCATCCGCGCAGAAGTGATCGGTTACCAGGAATTGATGGATGTCGGTTCCTTTGCCGAAGCCCGGAAAAAAGGGCTGGTCCGCCTGGAAGGCAAGACGTACGAAGTTCAGGACGGCGACATTGTCCATTTCCGTTTCAATGTCGGCTGA
- a CDS encoding alpha amylase C-terminal domain-containing protein, translating to MRAYQQEKRELTDRYGSLASFASSHLDYGLHRCENGDWLFREWAPHASAIHLIGTFSDWKTDEAFRLHRLNDPGDWQVRLPADALHHGDLYRLFMEWPQGQGDRIPAYATRVVQDPRSLIFNAQIWEPGDPYPWRHSPVSGTPEALFIYECHIGMAQEEKRIGSYREFTRDVLPKIAEAGYNTIQIMGIQEHPYYGSFGYQVSSFFAPSSRFGTPDDFKALVDAAHGLGLRVLMDIVHSHAVSNEVEGLSRFDGTADLYFKPGQDGWHPAWGTRCFDYSKRNVVRFLLSNCRYWMETFHIDGFRFDGVTSMLYTHHGLGKTFIGYEPYFDSSVDAHALLYLSLANDLVHEIRPDAITVAEEVSGMPGLAASLRDGGYGFDYRFAMGIPDYWIRLVKDIPDEHWPMGQLWFELTNRRPEEKTISYAECHDQALVGDQTLIFRMIGSNMYDAMHVASNNLRVDRGMALHKMIRLITLATAGSGYLTFMGNEFGHPEWIDFPREGNNWSFDHARRLWSIRKDPALRYRFLDCFDREMLFMAKTYRLFCTSEVVHRYDHEADKVLAFERNRMLFVFNFHPVHSCADYPIPVSGRSYRLVFDSDSPRFGGYDRLVPDQIHFNVAGEGENPVIRLYIPARTALVLQPVDG from the coding sequence ATGCGCGCTTATCAACAGGAAAAGCGGGAATTGACGGATCGGTACGGCTCCCTCGCATCGTTTGCAAGCAGTCATCTCGATTACGGCCTGCACCGGTGTGAAAACGGCGACTGGCTGTTTCGGGAATGGGCCCCTCATGCTTCGGCGATTCATCTGATCGGGACATTTTCCGATTGGAAAACGGACGAGGCGTTTCGTCTGCACCGCCTGAACGATCCGGGAGACTGGCAGGTGAGGCTTCCAGCGGATGCGCTTCACCACGGCGACCTGTATCGCCTGTTCATGGAATGGCCACAGGGGCAGGGGGATCGGATACCGGCCTATGCCACCCGTGTCGTACAGGACCCCCGATCCCTGATCTTCAATGCGCAGATATGGGAACCGGGCGACCCGTATCCATGGCGGCATTCTCCGGTCAGTGGAACCCCCGAAGCCTTGTTCATCTATGAATGCCACATCGGCATGGCGCAGGAAGAAAAGCGCATCGGCTCGTATCGCGAATTCACCCGGGATGTGCTGCCGAAAATTGCCGAGGCCGGATACAACACGATTCAGATCATGGGAATCCAGGAGCATCCCTATTACGGATCTTTCGGGTATCAGGTCTCCAGTTTTTTCGCCCCGTCGTCCCGGTTCGGCACACCGGATGATTTCAAGGCGCTCGTCGATGCGGCGCACGGGCTTGGCCTGCGCGTGTTGATGGATATCGTGCATTCCCATGCCGTATCCAATGAAGTGGAAGGCCTGAGCCGTTTCGATGGTACGGCGGATCTCTATTTCAAACCGGGTCAGGATGGATGGCATCCGGCATGGGGAACCCGCTGTTTCGACTACAGCAAAAGAAACGTCGTTCGATTCCTGCTTTCCAACTGCCGATACTGGATGGAAACCTTTCACATCGACGGATTTCGTTTCGACGGCGTCACCAGCATGCTCTATACCCATCACGGGCTCGGAAAGACCTTTATCGGATATGAGCCTTATTTCGATTCGAGCGTGGACGCTCATGCCCTGTTGTATCTTTCGCTGGCCAACGATCTCGTTCACGAAATCCGGCCGGATGCCATCACCGTTGCCGAGGAAGTGAGCGGCATGCCCGGCTTGGCCGCCTCCCTCCGCGACGGCGGTTATGGATTCGACTATCGTTTTGCCATGGGGATTCCCGATTACTGGATTCGTCTGGTCAAGGATATTCCGGACGAGCATTGGCCGATGGGGCAACTGTGGTTCGAATTGACCAACCGGAGGCCGGAAGAAAAAACCATCAGCTATGCCGAATGCCACGATCAGGCGCTTGTCGGCGATCAGACGCTGATTTTCCGGATGATCGGATCCAACATGTACGATGCGATGCACGTCGCTTCGAACAATCTCCGCGTGGATCGCGGCATGGCCCTGCACAAGATGATTCGCCTGATCACCCTGGCCACTGCAGGAAGCGGATATCTGACCTTCATGGGAAACGAATTCGGCCATCCGGAATGGATCGATTTCCCGAGAGAAGGCAACAACTGGTCCTTTGACCACGCGAGAAGGTTGTGGTCCATCCGGAAAGACCCTGCGTTGCGCTATCGGTTTCTGGACTGTTTCGATCGCGAAATGCTATTCATGGCAAAAACCTATCGATTGTTCTGTACTTCGGAAGTGGTTCATCGATACGATCACGAAGCAGACAAGGTGCTTGCTTTCGAACGCAACCGGATGCTGTTCGTTTTCAATTTCCATCCGGTTCATTCCTGTGCCGATTATCCGATTCCGGTCAGCGGGCGGAGCTATCGCCTGGTTTTCGACAGCGACAGTCCGAGATTTGGCGGTTACGACAGGCTGGTGCCGGATCAAATCCATTTCAATGTGGCTGGGGAGGGGGAAAATCCGGTCATCCGGCTCTACATTCCCGCCCGTACGGCCCTCGTGTTGCAGCCTGTGGACGGATAA
- a CDS encoding RidA family protein, protein MKPETIATQAAPKAIGPYSQAIVANPLVFVSGQLGSNPETGELVGADIRSQTEQALRNLDHILQAAGSDRDHVVSVDVFLCNMADFQAMNGVYETFFNGHRPARAAIGVAALPKGAIVEIRCIAVRK, encoded by the coding sequence ATGAAACCGGAAACCATCGCGACGCAGGCGGCACCGAAAGCCATCGGGCCCTATTCCCAAGCCATTGTTGCCAACCCGTTGGTTTTTGTAAGCGGCCAGCTTGGCTCGAATCCGGAGACCGGCGAGCTTGTCGGCGCGGATATTCGCTCGCAAACGGAACAGGCCCTGCGGAATCTGGATCACATCCTGCAGGCAGCCGGATCGGATAGGGATCATGTCGTTTCCGTGGACGTTTTTTTATGCAACATGGCTGATTTCCAGGCCATGAACGGGGTTTACGAAACCTTTTTCAATGGCCATCGCCCGGCACGGGCGGCCATTGGCGTGGCGGCCCTCCCCAAGGGCGCAATCGTCGAAATCCGCTGCATCGCCGTCCGGAAATGA
- a CDS encoding response regulator codes for MRSISGRFYAIVLLLILIFGFSYAEIAYHLRLESEINTASRTAVQTKMSLSAVQEHLYRLLQSSGTDLAENASVDSDVRMMQQTARQILAESNWIAAGEITSFLESLEKFQALLKRFGELKQENRQIGADLAIQKDQWVALIAKTATAIPVRLQIEWIDSLNTWLNEPNPSNDESIRHLSTEIIRYLSDPSAKSMLAQMQQSLDRKSALLKRMDDATLALIQAKLLTRQRFQAIDQRIDAIIDELSEKAESSRQQLQNVLFYSTAIGICVLLLSISAIAKKIVRPVRALAEAMRSVKAGKIDVRFQHPGHPQDEIIQLGRSFNEMIEMLSQNNRKLIGYQQELEVKVNELASREKELEQHRNRLEELVDARTAELRQAVNQLQEEIYQKEKIQTELKQAKEAAEMANLAKSEFLANMSHEIRTPLNGVIGFTAMILETPLDDQQKEFVSIIRKSGEALLALVNDILDFSKIETGNVDLEKIEFDPEEIAMDICEIIQPQLNDKPVELIFTISENFPSRLIGDPLRFRQVVTNLMANAAKFTEAGEIELLFDLDRIEGLKAKIHILVRDTGSGIPKKLLSEVFKPFQQGDGSTTRRYGGTGLGLTICRKLAQIMEGNTWAESSPDQGSVFHFTGWLDLPADAEPLKLRSESLTGKRILIVDRNDTLLDRLGRLCQGMGMLVQQCHDLPGNIEGHPPLEAENPEAPPVDVLLIDAKALGSLPSPRVETHNAGLPEGVPVLIMSAERRFGPGDPEDASDIRARILKPIDRRKLFALLCAYFGEPHSEPPENPVIVKRQEKAGLLNDRLPLNILLVEDNPVNQKLVCAMLKKTGINVDTAENGLEAVQKTREHAYDLVFMDIQMPIMDGIQATREIREGFPNLPIIAMTAHALKGDREICIAAGMNDYLSKPIRREQVMAMIEKWGLPRSEHEFHGDDDFAKSGLIPDG; via the coding sequence ATGCGATCGATTTCAGGAAGATTCTACGCCATTGTATTGCTGTTGATCCTGATTTTCGGTTTCAGCTATGCCGAGATTGCCTATCATCTCCGCCTGGAATCGGAAATCAATACGGCAAGCCGAACGGCCGTTCAAACCAAAATGTCCCTGTCCGCCGTTCAGGAGCATCTGTACCGGTTGCTGCAATCCTCCGGCACCGATCTTGCCGAGAACGCCTCCGTCGATTCGGACGTCCGGATGATGCAGCAAACGGCCCGGCAGATCCTGGCCGAGTCCAACTGGATCGCAGCCGGCGAAATCACATCGTTTCTCGAATCCCTTGAAAAATTCCAAGCACTGCTGAAGCGGTTCGGCGAATTGAAGCAGGAAAACCGCCAGATTGGCGCAGACCTGGCGATTCAGAAGGATCAATGGGTTGCGCTGATTGCAAAAACCGCAACCGCCATCCCTGTCCGCCTGCAGATCGAATGGATCGATTCACTGAATACCTGGCTGAACGAACCCAATCCGTCCAATGATGAAAGCATCCGACATCTGTCGACGGAAATCATCCGGTACCTGTCCGATCCGTCCGCAAAATCCATGCTTGCCCAGATGCAGCAAAGCCTCGACCGGAAAAGTGCGCTCCTGAAACGGATGGATGATGCAACGCTTGCGCTGATTCAGGCAAAACTTCTGACACGGCAGCGATTCCAGGCCATCGATCAACGGATCGATGCCATTATCGATGAATTGTCCGAAAAAGCGGAAAGCAGCCGTCAGCAACTTCAGAATGTGTTGTTTTATTCAACGGCCATTGGCATCTGCGTGCTTCTGCTGAGTATTTCCGCAATCGCCAAAAAAATCGTGCGGCCCGTCAGGGCGCTTGCGGAGGCCATGCGCAGCGTCAAAGCCGGAAAGATCGATGTCCGCTTCCAGCATCCCGGGCATCCACAGGACGAAATCATCCAGTTGGGGCGATCTTTCAATGAAATGATCGAAATGCTTTCCCAAAACAACCGGAAGCTCATCGGTTATCAGCAGGAACTCGAAGTCAAGGTAAACGAGCTGGCATCCCGGGAAAAGGAATTGGAACAGCACCGGAATCGGCTGGAAGAGCTGGTCGATGCACGGACGGCAGAGCTGCGGCAAGCCGTGAATCAGCTCCAGGAGGAAATCTACCAGAAGGAAAAAATCCAGACGGAGCTCAAACAGGCCAAGGAAGCCGCAGAAATGGCCAATCTGGCCAAAAGCGAGTTCCTGGCGAACATGAGTCATGAAATCCGCACACCGCTGAACGGGGTGATCGGCTTTACAGCCATGATACTGGAGACACCGCTTGATGATCAGCAGAAAGAATTTGTATCGATCATCCGGAAAAGCGGAGAGGCGCTTCTGGCGCTGGTAAACGACATTCTCGATTTCTCCAAGATCGAAACCGGCAATGTCGATCTCGAGAAAATCGAATTCGACCCGGAAGAAATCGCGATGGATATCTGCGAAATCATCCAGCCCCAACTGAACGACAAACCAGTGGAATTGATTTTCACGATTTCCGAAAACTTTCCTTCCCGATTGATCGGCGATCCGCTGCGCTTTCGACAGGTCGTCACCAATTTGATGGCCAACGCAGCCAAATTCACCGAAGCCGGAGAAATCGAACTCTTGTTCGATCTGGATCGCATCGAAGGCCTGAAAGCCAAGATACACATTTTGGTGCGGGATACCGGCAGCGGTATTCCCAAAAAGCTTCTTTCCGAAGTATTCAAACCGTTTCAACAAGGCGATGGCTCCACGACGCGGCGCTACGGGGGAACCGGTCTCGGGCTGACCATCTGCAGAAAACTCGCCCAAATCATGGAAGGCAATACCTGGGCGGAAAGCTCGCCGGATCAGGGCAGCGTTTTTCATTTTACCGGTTGGCTGGATCTGCCGGCAGACGCCGAGCCGCTCAAGCTTCGAAGCGAATCGCTCACGGGAAAGCGCATCCTGATCGTGGATCGCAACGATACCCTGCTGGATCGATTGGGCAGGCTGTGTCAGGGCATGGGAATGCTTGTCCAGCAATGCCACGATCTGCCCGGGAACATCGAAGGGCATCCACCGCTCGAAGCGGAGAATCCGGAAGCACCTCCTGTCGATGTCCTGCTCATCGATGCAAAAGCATTGGGCTCCCTGCCGTCACCACGGGTCGAAACGCATAATGCCGGTCTTCCGGAGGGCGTTCCCGTTCTGATCATGAGCGCGGAGCGCCGTTTCGGTCCAGGCGATCCGGAGGATGCCTCCGATATCCGGGCAAGAATCCTCAAACCCATTGACCGCAGAAAATTGTTTGCCCTGTTGTGTGCGTATTTCGGTGAACCGCACAGTGAGCCGCCGGAAAATCCGGTCATTGTGAAGCGGCAGGAAAAGGCAGGCCTTCTGAACGATCGTCTTCCGCTCAACATCCTGCTTGTCGAGGACAATCCCGTCAACCAGAAACTGGTTTGCGCCATGCTGAAAAAGACCGGGATCAACGTGGATACGGCGGAAAATGGTCTGGAAGCCGTTCAGAAGACACGGGAACACGCTTATGATCTGGTGTTTATGGACATTCAGATGCCGATCATGGATGGCATCCAGGCGACCCGGGAAATTCGGGAGGGATTCCCGAACCTGCCCATTATCGCCATGACGGCGCACGCACTGAAGGGAGATCGGGAAATCTGCATCGCGGCGGGAATGAACGATTACCTGTCGAAGCCGATCCGGCGGGAGCAGGTCATGGCCATGATCGAAAAATGGGGGCTGCCCAGATCGGAGCACGAATTCCATGGGGATGACGACTTCGCAAAAAGCGGTCTCATTCCAGATGGTTAG
- a CDS encoding LysM peptidoglycan-binding domain-containing protein: MKPKPGCLFWIALVAAVFAYDVPVSFLLNPCAVRTLRAAWGQGEAAFAASIGAATHQVLLLSRRGSQISRVKAVKISIAPLVIQDPAPGSGLVSPTRAMPDRTSGNATPRPARHPKEAPPGKKDESHLRFYSYHAEAGDTLKTIAQKFYGSYLYFPVILMHNPQIQTFEIEEGTDVSIIGNALEAIRLFRTHTVIDEGRIFWIYTARKNDTLEGIGKKFYQTRYVNNPLVNMNPESRIKPGEKIRILLN, translated from the coding sequence ATGAAACCGAAGCCTGGTTGCCTTTTCTGGATCGCTCTGGTTGCAGCGGTTTTCGCATATGATGTCCCCGTCTCTTTCCTCCTGAATCCCTGCGCAGTTCGTACGCTGCGTGCGGCCTGGGGCCAGGGGGAGGCCGCTTTTGCGGCCTCGATTGGCGCAGCGACCCATCAAGTCCTGCTCCTTTCCCGCCGCGGCAGCCAAATTTCGAGAGTCAAAGCCGTCAAGATTTCCATCGCTCCCCTGGTGATTCAGGATCCTGCTCCCGGATCGGGCCTTGTTTCTCCCACGCGTGCAATGCCGGATCGAACCAGCGGCAATGCAACCCCCAGACCTGCACGACATCCGAAAGAAGCGCCGCCAGGGAAAAAAGACGAGTCGCACTTGCGGTTCTATTCCTATCATGCCGAAGCCGGAGACACGCTTAAAACCATCGCCCAGAAATTTTACGGCTCCTATCTGTATTTTCCGGTCATCCTGATGCATAATCCGCAGATTCAGACATTTGAAATCGAGGAAGGCACCGACGTCTCCATTATCGGGAATGCACTGGAAGCCATCCGGTTGTTTCGCACGCATACGGTCATTGACGAGGGCAGGATCTTCTGGATATATACCGCCCGCAAAAACGATACGCTCGAAGGAATCGGGAAAAAATTTTACCAGACCCGCTATGTCAACAACCCGCTCGTGAACATGAATCCGGAATCTCGGATCAAGCCCGGCGAGAAGATTCGGATTCTGTTGAACTGA
- the moaA gene encoding GTP 3',8-cyclase MoaA has product MSEETIVNSPAGPSVLTDVFARRLNYLRVSITDRCNLRCVYCTPQFDAIKLDHEEILSYEEILRIIRIAASLGVEKVRITGGEPLVRRGVIDFLKRLVPMEGIRDVSLTTNGVLLRDRIDALWETGIRRINVSLDTLRPDRFRSITGMDAFERVWAGIRAANEKGFHPIKINVVALQGINEDELVDLARLSFRYPFHIRFIEYMPIGECTKVRGAGLLTPDIQKLLIDAVGPLIPVDPAAFDGPAKRFRFEGAMGEIGFISAMSEHFCNRCNRLRLTARGAIRPCLLSDREIELKSLLRGGAADEAIAERLKEAALQKGAEHHLGLSGDCIQGRMFAIGG; this is encoded by the coding sequence ATGAGCGAAGAAACAATCGTCAATTCCCCTGCCGGCCCCAGCGTGCTGACCGATGTTTTTGCCAGGCGGCTCAATTATCTGCGGGTATCCATCACGGACCGGTGCAACCTGCGCTGTGTCTACTGCACCCCGCAGTTCGATGCCATCAAACTGGATCATGAGGAAATCCTGAGTTATGAGGAAATCCTGCGGATCATCCGGATCGCGGCATCGCTGGGGGTGGAGAAGGTCCGGATCACGGGAGGGGAGCCGCTGGTTCGAAGAGGGGTCATCGACTTCCTGAAACGGCTGGTTCCCATGGAAGGAATCCGGGATGTATCGCTGACCACAAACGGGGTCTTGCTCCGGGATCGCATCGATGCCCTGTGGGAAACGGGCATCCGGCGGATCAACGTCAGCCTCGATACCCTGCGCCCCGACCGGTTCCGTTCCATCACCGGGATGGATGCCTTCGAGCGGGTTTGGGCAGGGATACGGGCGGCGAACGAAAAGGGATTCCATCCAATCAAGATCAATGTGGTGGCGCTTCAGGGCATCAATGAAGACGAACTGGTCGATCTGGCCAGGCTTTCCTTTCGCTATCCCTTTCATATCCGCTTCATCGAATACATGCCCATCGGCGAATGCACCAAGGTACGAGGCGCCGGTCTGCTCACGCCGGACATCCAGAAACTGCTCATCGATGCGGTCGGTCCGCTCATTCCGGTGGATCCTGCCGCATTCGACGGCCCTGCCAAGCGTTTCCGTTTTGAGGGGGCAATGGGCGAAATCGGTTTCATCAGTGCGATGAGCGAACATTTCTGCAACCGGTGCAACCGGTTGAGACTGACGGCACGCGGAGCCATCCGGCCCTGTCTGCTCTCCGATCGGGAAATCGAGCTCAAATCCCTGCTGCGCGGCGGCGCAGCGGATGAGGCCATCGCCGAGCGACTCAAAGAAGCAGCCTTGCAGAAAGGTGCGGAGCATCATCTGGGCCTGTCCGGAGACTGTATCCAGGGCCGGATGTTTGCCATCGGCGGTTGA
- a CDS encoding YgaP family membrane protein gives MTIDQMVFRIAGSFILLSLLLAVAHSYNWLWMTAFVGANMIQASFTGFCPMAKLLKMIGIKPGEAFK, from the coding sequence ATGACGATCGACCAAATGGTTTTTCGAATTGCAGGAAGCTTCATCCTGCTGAGCCTTCTGCTGGCTGTTGCCCACAGTTACAACTGGTTGTGGATGACCGCATTTGTCGGGGCCAACATGATCCAGGCTTCTTTTACCGGGTTCTGCCCAATGGCGAAGCTCCTCAAAATGATCGGGATCAAGCCGGGTGAAGCGTTCAAATAA
- the cobA gene encoding uroporphyrinogen-III C-methyltransferase, protein MQTPSSGKVYLVGAGPGDPGLITAKGIECLQLADVVIYDYLASERLLAHVDPKARKIYVGKKGGDHTLPQHEINELILREAKAGNRVVRLKGGDPYIFGRGGEEAELLIENGVAVEIVPGVTSAIAAAAYAGIPLTHRDYTSTLAFVTGHEDPTKTESSIDWQSLARGIGTIVFFMGVKNLPNITRELMRHGKPGTTPVAVIRWGTTNRQQTVCGTLDTIVDIVAAARIGAPAIIVVGEVVRLREKLQWFEKRPLLGKSVLVTRTREQAGVLVKRLSDLGADCIEVPVIEIHPPESLQALDEAIDAIGHYDWLIFTSVNGVSAFFNRLFVRGKDVRCLGHIRTAVIGPATAERLRSFGIASDIVPESFRAESIVDAFRDRSISGNRILVPRAQEARPVLIDALRQLGAVVSDVPVYQTLPSAAGQERIREALRQKRIDIVTFTSSSTVRNFVDVLPPQEMASLLDGVLLASIGPITTQTAQELGLHVSVTAETFTIEGLCSALVETVRPATDKPLPQ, encoded by the coding sequence ATGCAGACGCCCAGCAGCGGTAAAGTCTATCTCGTCGGTGCAGGTCCGGGCGATCCCGGTCTCATCACCGCAAAAGGCATCGAATGCCTCCAGTTGGCGGATGTGGTGATCTACGACTATCTGGCATCCGAAAGGCTGCTGGCCCATGTCGATCCGAAGGCGCGAAAAATCTATGTCGGCAAAAAAGGTGGAGACCATACCCTGCCCCAGCATGAGATCAACGAGCTGATTCTGCGGGAAGCAAAAGCCGGAAACCGCGTGGTCCGCCTCAAGGGGGGCGATCCCTACATATTCGGCCGGGGCGGGGAAGAAGCCGAGCTGCTGATTGAAAACGGCGTCGCCGTCGAAATCGTCCCGGGCGTCACTTCCGCGATCGCCGCTGCCGCCTATGCTGGCATCCCCCTCACCCATCGCGACTACACATCGACACTGGCATTCGTCACCGGCCACGAAGACCCGACCAAGACCGAATCCTCCATCGACTGGCAGTCTCTGGCCCGGGGCATCGGCACCATCGTCTTCTTCATGGGCGTGAAGAACCTGCCGAACATCACCCGGGAGCTGATGCGTCATGGAAAGCCGGGAACGACGCCTGTCGCCGTCATCCGGTGGGGAACCACCAACCGGCAGCAGACCGTTTGCGGAACCCTCGATACGATCGTCGATATCGTCGCTGCCGCCAGGATCGGGGCTCCGGCCATCATTGTGGTCGGCGAAGTGGTCCGGCTGCGGGAAAAGCTTCAGTGGTTCGAGAAACGGCCCCTGCTCGGGAAGAGCGTTCTCGTCACCCGAACCCGGGAGCAGGCGGGGGTGCTTGTCAAGCGGCTGTCGGATCTGGGCGCCGACTGCATCGAAGTGCCCGTGATCGAGATTCATCCGCCCGAAAGCCTTCAGGCGCTGGATGAGGCCATCGATGCGATCGGCCATTATGACTGGCTGATTTTCACCAGTGTCAACGGGGTGAGCGCCTTTTTCAACCGGCTCTTCGTACGGGGAAAAGACGTCCGCTGCCTCGGGCACATCCGCACGGCCGTGATCGGCCCTGCCACTGCCGAGCGGCTGCGAAGCTTCGGGATCGCAAGCGACATCGTTCCGGAGAGCTTCCGCGCCGAATCCATCGTCGATGCCTTCCGGGATCGCAGCATTTCCGGAAACCGCATCCTCGTTCCGCGGGCCCAGGAAGCCAGGCCCGTTCTGATCGATGCCCTCCGGCAACTGGGCGCCGTCGTCTCAGATGTCCCCGTATACCAGACCCTGCCCTCGGCAGCGGGGCAGGAGCGGATACGGGAAGCCCTCCGGCAAAAACGCATCGACATCGTCACCTTCACCAGTTCATCGACCGTACGGAATTTTGTGGATGTGCTGCCGCCGCAGGAAATGGCCTCCCTGCTCGATGGCGTGCTGCTGGCAAGCATTGGCCCGATCACGACCCAGACGGCTCAGGAGCTTGGGCTTCACGTTTCCGTGACTGCGGAAACCTTTACGATCGAAGGGCTGTGCTCGGCCCTTGTCGAAACCGTTCGACCAGCCACAGACAAACCGCTTCCGCAATGA
- the hemC gene encoding hydroxymethylbilane synthase: MLRIGTRGSALALWQAEWVKQALMQASPDLQVALSIIKTKGDKILDVPLAQVGGKGLFVKEIEDRLLDGAIDVAVHSMKDMPAQIPPGLCIGAIPAREAPFDVLVSNTAMSLTDMPSNGRIGTSSLRRAAQLKHLRPDIEVVSLRGNLDTRIRKLTTENLDGILVAAAGMIRLGMADRITERLDPVRFLPAIGQGALAIEIRADDPQTRACVEPLNDPASQICVLAERAFLDRLEGGCQVPIAGHARIVADQVHMDGLVASLDGKTLIRRSVSGPPEQAEALGVQLAETLLANGADVILKELKAHADAQQR, from the coding sequence ATGCTGCGAATCGGGACCCGGGGCAGCGCGCTGGCCCTGTGGCAGGCCGAATGGGTGAAGCAGGCCCTGATGCAGGCAAGTCCCGATCTTCAGGTAGCGCTTTCGATCATCAAGACCAAGGGAGACAAGATTCTCGATGTTCCGCTCGCCCAGGTCGGCGGCAAGGGGCTTTTCGTCAAGGAAATTGAGGATCGGCTGCTGGATGGCGCAATCGATGTGGCCGTGCACAGCATGAAGGATATGCCCGCCCAGATACCGCCGGGCCTTTGTATCGGCGCCATTCCTGCAAGAGAAGCCCCCTTCGATGTCCTCGTCTCCAATACGGCGATGTCCCTGACGGATATGCCATCCAACGGCCGCATCGGCACCAGCAGCCTGAGACGGGCCGCCCAACTGAAACACCTGCGGCCCGACATCGAAGTCGTTTCCCTGCGGGGGAATCTCGATACCCGCATTCGAAAGCTCACCACCGAAAACCTGGATGGCATTCTGGTGGCGGCAGCCGGCATGATCCGTCTCGGAATGGCGGATCGGATCACCGAACGACTCGATCCGGTTCGATTCCTGCCTGCCATCGGGCAGGGAGCGCTCGCAATCGAAATCCGGGCGGATGATCCCCAAACGCGGGCATGCGTCGAACCCCTGAACGATCCGGCATCTCAGATTTGCGTCCTGGCCGAACGGGCCTTCCTCGACCGGCTCGAGGGCGGCTGCCAGGTGCCGATTGCCGGGCACGCCCGGATCGTTGCGGATCAGGTGCACATGGACGGCCTGGTGGCATCCCTCGACGGCAAAACCCTCATTCGCCGATCCGTATCCGGTCCGCCCGAACAGGCCGAAGCCCTGGGTGTTCAGCTTGCCGAAACGCTGCTGGCCAACGGTGCGGATGTCATTCTGAAGGAACTCAAAGCCCATGCAGACGCCCAGCAGCGGTAA